In a single window of the Elaeis guineensis isolate ETL-2024a chromosome 4, EG11, whole genome shotgun sequence genome:
- the LOC105043511 gene encoding cytochrome P450 84A1: MDWLQESTIMSFILFFLIPLALLFVLSTRRRRELLFPPGPRQLPIIGNMLMMDQLTHRGLAKLADKYGGLCHLRLGYLHAFAVSTPEMAREVLQVQDNVFSNRPATMAITYLTYDRSDMAFAHYGPFWRQMRKLCVMKLFSRKCAMSWAAVREEIEVMIHAVAGRKGTTVNLGELIFNLTMNITFRAAFGTPNHENQDEFVSILQEFSKLFGAFNIGDFIPWLSWMDPQGINKRLNVARAALDRFIDKIIDEHMANPKATDAEDADMVDDMLAFLDDHSRVSKQGGEKDELQGNLKLTRDNIKAIIMDVMFGGTETVASAIEWTMAELMRSPDDLKRVQRELADIIGLDRKVHENDLDRLLFLKCATKETLRLHPPIPLLLHETAVDCKVDGYFIPKKSRVMINAWAIGRDKSAWRDADKFRPSRFASGGDSTGIDFKGNFFELIPFGSGRRSCPGMQLGLYALELAVAQLLHCFNWALPDDMKPSELDMGDVFGLTAPRAVRLTAVPTPRLSCALY; this comes from the exons ATGGATTGGCTCCAAGAGTCTACTATCATGAGCTTCATATTATTCTTCTTGATACCTCTAGCTCTCTTGTTTGTTCTCTCCACGAGGCGCCGGCGGGAGCTCCTGTTTCCGCCGGGGCCCCGTCAACTGCCGATCATCGGAAACATGCTGATGATGGACCAGCTGACCCACCGCGGCCTCGCCAAGCTCGCAGACAAGTACGGTGGCCTGTGCCACCTCCGCCTCGGCTACCTCCATGCCTTCGCGGTGTCGACGCCGGAGATGGCCCGAGAAGTCCTCCAGGTTCAGGACAACGTCTTCTCCAACCGACCGGCCACCATGGCCATCACCTATCTCACCTACGACCGCTCCGATATGGCCTTCGCCCACTACGGTCCCTTCTGGCGCCAGATGCGCAAGCTCTGTGTCATGAAGCTCTTCAGCCGCAAGTGCGCCATGTCGTGGGCCGCCGTCCGCGAAGAGATCGAAGTCATGATCCATGCCGTCGCTGGCCGGAAAGGCACCACCGTCAACCTCGGCGAGCTCATCTTCAACCTCACCATGAACATCACCTTCCGAGCAGCTTTCGGAACCCCGAACCACGAGAACCAGGATGAGTTCGTCTCAATACTACAAGAGTTCTCCAAGCTCTTCGGCGCCTTCAACATCGGGGACTTCATCCCGTGGCTCAGCTGGATGGACCCCCAAGGCATCAACAAGAGGCTCAACGTTGCGCGGGCCGCCCTCGACCGCTTCATCGACAAGATCATCGACGAGCACATGGCGAACCCGAAGGCGACCGATGCGGAGGACGCCGACATGGTCGACGACATGCTCGCGTTCCTAGATGATCATTCTCGTGTTAGCAAGCAAGGTGGTGAGAAGGATGAGCTCCAGGGAAACCTCAAGCTCACCAGGGATAACATCAAGGCTATAATCATG GATGTGATGTTCGGTGGCACGGAGACTGTGGCCTCGGCGATAGAATGGACCATGGCAGAGCTAATGAGGAGCCCCGACGACCTAAAGCGGGTGCAGCGAGAGCTGGCTGACATAATTGGCCTGGACCGCAAAGTCCACGAGAACGACCTCGACAGGCTCCTGTTCCTCAAGTGTGCCACCAAAGAGACTCTCCGCCTCCACCCTCCGATCCCACTCCTCCTTCATGAGACCGCCGTGGACTGCAAGGTCGACGGCTACTTTATCCCTAAGAAATCAAGAGTCATGATCAACGCCTGGGCCATCGGCCGCGACAAATCGGCATGGAGGGATGCTGACAAGTTCCGGCCATCGAGGTTCGCCTCGGGCGGCGACAGCACGGGCATCGACTTCAAGGGGAACTTCTTCGAGCTCATACCGTTCGGGTCGGGGCGGCGGTCATGCCCGGGGATGCAGCTGGGACTGTACGCACTGGAGCTGGCGGTGGCGCAGCTCCTGCACTGCTTCAATTGGGCCCTGCCGGATGACATGAAGCCGAGCGAGCTCGACATGGGGGATGTCTTTGGGCTCACCGCGCCGAGGGCGGTCCGGCTCACTGCAGTGCCCACTCCACGACTCTCTTGTGCACTATACTAA